In a single window of the Pseudoxanthomonas sp. F37 genome:
- a CDS encoding class I SAM-dependent methyltransferase gives MDDVIDYRDIVSKYSFQQHAERADQYFSTVDVNSVVARKPFASVEEASVISAGIGAVLGNLKLFRGAKVLDFGAGTCWLSRILASVGCEVTAADVSRNALDLGKRLADSDPALHGASISYAPIDEAKLPFPDESFDRIVVFDAFHHVPDQKAAIREFHRILKRDGLAAFHEPGPEHSRSHQSQYEMRSFGVIEADIIVEELIGEAVSCGFSSVDLAVFATSPIMVKLGEYNRFLTEKTSMAALNLVEQARAESRHRRVFFLHKGDPNKTDSRAAAGLGGELLLTSIRQDGAVVIDGVVTNTGSSTWLPSMRGVGSVNLGVHLYGQDGSLLDADYARGAVSDSITEPGDRRHVRFIVPLPEVESFTLSLDLVAEGVTWFETVGGRVAKFSF, from the coding sequence ATGGATGATGTAATCGATTACCGCGACATCGTTTCCAAGTACAGTTTTCAGCAGCACGCCGAGCGCGCCGACCAGTACTTCTCGACCGTCGACGTAAACTCGGTCGTGGCCAGAAAACCCTTCGCCTCCGTGGAGGAGGCGTCGGTTATCTCTGCCGGCATCGGAGCCGTCCTAGGGAATCTGAAGCTGTTCCGCGGGGCCAAGGTGCTCGACTTCGGTGCCGGCACCTGCTGGCTGAGCCGGATATTGGCGAGCGTGGGATGCGAAGTGACTGCAGCGGATGTGTCCCGAAACGCACTTGACCTGGGTAAGCGACTTGCAGACAGCGACCCAGCACTGCACGGCGCGTCCATTTCCTATGCGCCCATCGATGAAGCCAAGCTTCCATTTCCGGATGAATCATTTGATCGTATCGTGGTGTTCGACGCCTTCCACCACGTGCCTGACCAGAAGGCGGCCATCCGAGAGTTTCATCGCATTTTGAAGCGCGACGGGCTGGCGGCTTTCCATGAGCCGGGCCCCGAGCATTCGCGCAGCCATCAATCACAGTACGAGATGCGCAGCTTCGGCGTCATCGAAGCGGACATCATCGTGGAAGAGTTGATTGGAGAAGCCGTCTCCTGTGGATTCTCGTCTGTCGACCTGGCTGTGTTCGCCACCAGTCCCATCATGGTCAAGCTCGGAGAGTACAACAGATTTCTCACCGAGAAGACCAGCATGGCCGCGCTGAATCTTGTCGAGCAGGCCCGGGCTGAAAGCCGGCATCGCCGGGTGTTTTTCCTGCATAAGGGTGACCCGAACAAGACAGACTCGCGGGCGGCGGCCGGGCTTGGCGGCGAGTTGCTGCTAACGTCCATTCGGCAGGACGGCGCAGTGGTCATTGATGGCGTGGTGACCAACACCGGATCATCGACGTGGCTACCTTCCATGAGAGGGGTGGGCTCGGTCAATCTTGGCGTCCACCTCTACGGCCAGGACGGAAGTCTGCTCGACGCGGACTACGCCCGCGGCGCCGTCAGCGATAGCATCACCGAGCCTGGTGACCGACGCCACGTTCGGTTCATCGTGCCGCTGCCGGAGGTTGAGTCGTTCACCCTGAGCCTCGACCTGGTGGCCGAGGGTGTCACCTGGTTCGAAACCGTCGGTGGCCGGGTCGCAAAGTTCTCGTTCTGA
- a CDS encoding PilC/PilY family type IV pilus protein, with protein sequence MTLESIPSKPSSRSGIRASAAFRKARERMLAVLVGLFAVASAFPAASLDISQKPLSIGRDVPGNLALVPSVEFPTLISVANFGDYVPTNTYVGYFDSEKCYRYEYSATESERHFAPQSSAAAGHTCTGALWSGNYMNWAATQTIDPFRSALTGGYRVRDTTAATWLEKAKADRDGSDSATANFPRRTYPGSSNPTAVNAATPASWNTIRTRIDGLGNKMRFTSGSNSAALALNNPGTGQPVAYNPATHTLDNSNITVNGRQVSQANVVFEVSVRVAVCVAGMLEANCNTTYSGVAKPEGLIQQYANSIRYSIFGYLNNGGGTEPEGGVMRARQKFVGPASQFPESGAQGNPNREWDPVTGILYQNPDPTDATNTNANITNSGVINYLNKFGQMETGRNAKSYDNVSELYYTALRYFKNQGNVPSYAVVNGDYQLADGFPVITDWDDPIRYSCQTNVILGVGDTNTWRDKNLPGATSSAGEPAKPAEVDADTSVDVVAMLKNIWRMEGFSEADATTRSTAAYFNNSGHNNSAYIAALAYDAHTRDIRPATRPNPIAGKQTISTYWVDVVENRDYKTPHTNQYALATKYGGFTVPAGYNPDTNVTPLADSQWWATNQYVNGVTSFKRPANFYVASEAGRMVESLKQVFAKIVQDMRGSGGSFASNTTKLETGAMTYQAQFYSGAWRGELVGYNVNQSTGALTQAWTAGSQFPANFASRRIYINNGGAMQLFTSLSQAPALGTQAVVDYIRGDRTNEMPVGTLRTRQSVLGDIVNSQPVYVGAPNSRLFYGAEFTGADDYLAFVLANATRTPTVYVGANDGMLHGFNATTGAETFAFIPSQVIPRLAALADPNYVHQYYVDGDITVADAYWGGQWRTILVGTLGRGGRGVYALDVTNPSNVSLLWEKTATDIPAMGNSLGKPIIAQVANGDWRVFIGNGPNGSGGTAQLVTIRLNNGAVTTVSTGVAGDNGLSGPNVWNTGATDFVDRVYAGDLRGNLWRFGNLAGTPTVTAMFQATDGTTAQPITAAPTVSRNPSNNDTWVYFGTGKYVSEADLSDTQVQSWYGLIDRGVAIAGRNALQRVAITGEQTLANGLGARVIDAVTTPSVNGWYIDLVSPLNGAEGERMVVPNIFQGLALIGTTRIPDNTSVCDPSGRGWIMAINPFTGGRLNSTFFDLNNDGNFNNSDMSNGSVVSGLGLPSGPNNPIFVGNMMLTNMDNAESNVIKTNSSVLAPARVSWREVVGD encoded by the coding sequence ATGACGCTTGAATCCATTCCGTCGAAGCCGTCGTCCCGCTCCGGGATCCGCGCGAGCGCGGCCTTCCGGAAGGCGAGGGAGCGCATGCTTGCGGTGCTCGTGGGCCTGTTCGCCGTCGCCAGCGCGTTCCCGGCCGCGTCGCTGGACATCTCCCAGAAGCCCTTGTCGATCGGCCGCGACGTGCCCGGCAATCTGGCGCTCGTGCCTTCCGTGGAGTTCCCGACGCTGATCAGCGTGGCGAATTTCGGCGACTACGTGCCCACCAATACGTACGTGGGCTACTTCGATTCCGAGAAGTGCTATCGCTATGAGTACAGCGCTACCGAGAGCGAGCGCCACTTCGCACCTCAATCTTCCGCTGCTGCGGGCCACACGTGCACGGGCGCGCTGTGGAGCGGCAACTACATGAACTGGGCCGCGACCCAGACCATCGATCCTTTCCGCTCGGCGCTGACGGGTGGTTACCGTGTACGGGATACCACGGCCGCCACCTGGCTGGAAAAGGCGAAAGCGGACCGTGATGGCAGTGACAGTGCCACGGCGAACTTTCCCCGCCGTACCTACCCGGGCAGCTCCAATCCGACGGCCGTGAATGCGGCCACCCCAGCCAGTTGGAACACCATCCGCACCCGCATCGACGGCCTAGGTAACAAAATGCGCTTCACCAGCGGGTCCAACTCGGCCGCGCTGGCCCTCAACAACCCGGGTACTGGGCAGCCCGTTGCCTATAACCCTGCGACGCATACGCTCGACAACAGCAACATCACCGTCAACGGCCGTCAGGTCAGCCAGGCCAACGTCGTGTTCGAGGTCAGCGTGCGTGTGGCGGTGTGTGTCGCCGGCATGCTCGAAGCCAATTGCAATACGACCTATAGCGGCGTGGCGAAGCCCGAGGGCCTGATCCAGCAGTACGCCAACAGCATCCGCTACAGCATCTTCGGTTATCTGAACAATGGCGGCGGCACCGAGCCAGAGGGTGGCGTGATGCGTGCGCGCCAGAAGTTCGTCGGGCCCGCGAGCCAGTTCCCCGAGTCGGGCGCGCAGGGTAATCCGAACCGCGAGTGGGATCCGGTTACCGGCATCCTGTACCAGAATCCCGACCCGACAGACGCGACCAATACCAACGCCAACATCACCAATAGCGGCGTCATCAATTACCTGAACAAGTTCGGACAGATGGAAACGGGGCGTAACGCCAAATCCTACGATAACGTCAGCGAGCTTTATTATACGGCGCTGCGTTACTTCAAGAATCAGGGAAATGTTCCTTCGTATGCGGTGGTGAATGGCGATTACCAGTTGGCCGATGGCTTCCCCGTCATTACCGACTGGGATGATCCAATTCGCTATTCGTGCCAGACCAACGTGATTCTGGGCGTCGGCGATACCAATACCTGGCGAGACAAGAATCTTCCGGGCGCGACCAGTAGCGCGGGGGAGCCGGCGAAGCCCGCCGAAGTCGACGCCGATACATCGGTCGACGTCGTCGCCATGTTGAAGAACATCTGGCGAATGGAAGGTTTCTCGGAAGCCGATGCTACGACGCGCTCCACGGCGGCGTACTTCAATAACTCGGGCCACAACAACTCCGCCTACATCGCGGCACTTGCCTACGACGCGCACACGCGCGACATCCGTCCGGCAACGCGACCGAACCCGATCGCGGGAAAGCAGACGATTTCCACCTACTGGGTGGATGTGGTGGAAAATCGCGATTATAAGACGCCGCACACCAACCAATACGCGCTGGCGACAAAGTATGGTGGTTTCACGGTGCCGGCGGGCTACAACCCCGATACCAATGTCACGCCTCTGGCGGACTCGCAATGGTGGGCGACGAACCAGTATGTCAATGGAGTCACGAGCTTCAAGCGCCCGGCGAATTTCTATGTCGCCTCTGAGGCGGGGAGGATGGTCGAAAGTCTAAAGCAGGTCTTCGCGAAGATCGTCCAGGACATGCGCGGTTCGGGGGGCTCGTTCGCGTCGAACACGACCAAGCTGGAAACCGGCGCGATGACCTACCAGGCGCAGTTCTACAGCGGCGCTTGGCGTGGCGAACTCGTCGGCTACAACGTGAACCAGAGTACTGGTGCGTTGACGCAGGCCTGGACGGCGGGCTCTCAGTTCCCCGCCAACTTCGCCAGCCGGCGGATCTACATCAACAACGGCGGCGCGATGCAGTTGTTCACCTCGCTGTCGCAGGCGCCCGCGCTGGGGACCCAGGCGGTCGTGGATTACATCCGCGGCGACCGGACGAACGAAATGCCGGTAGGTACCCTGCGTACCCGTCAGAGCGTGCTGGGCGACATCGTCAACTCGCAGCCGGTCTACGTCGGTGCGCCGAATTCGCGCCTGTTCTACGGCGCGGAATTCACCGGTGCGGACGACTACTTGGCTTTCGTGCTCGCCAACGCCACGCGTACGCCGACTGTCTATGTCGGTGCCAACGACGGCATGCTGCATGGCTTCAACGCGACGACGGGCGCGGAGACGTTCGCCTTCATTCCGTCCCAGGTCATCCCGCGGCTGGCCGCGCTGGCTGATCCCAACTATGTGCACCAGTACTACGTTGATGGCGACATCACTGTAGCCGACGCCTATTGGGGTGGCCAATGGCGCACTATCCTCGTGGGCACGCTTGGGCGCGGTGGGCGCGGTGTTTACGCGCTCGATGTGACCAACCCTTCGAACGTCAGTCTTCTGTGGGAGAAGACGGCCACGGATATCCCGGCCATGGGCAATTCGCTGGGCAAGCCGATCATCGCGCAGGTGGCCAACGGCGACTGGCGCGTCTTCATCGGTAACGGTCCCAATGGCAGCGGCGGTACCGCGCAGCTGGTGACCATTCGCTTGAACAATGGCGCGGTGACGACGGTGAGCACGGGCGTGGCCGGCGACAACGGCCTGTCGGGCCCCAATGTCTGGAACACCGGTGCCACGGATTTCGTGGACCGCGTCTATGCAGGCGATCTGCGCGGCAATCTCTGGAGGTTCGGCAATCTGGCCGGCACGCCGACCGTCACGGCGATGTTCCAGGCGACCGACGGTACGACAGCCCAGCCCATCACGGCGGCGCCCACGGTGTCCCGTAATCCGAGCAATAACGATACGTGGGTCTACTTCGGCACCGGCAAGTACGTTAGCGAAGCCGACCTGTCAGATACGCAGGTGCAAAGCTGGTATGGCTTGATCGACCGCGGCGTAGCCATTGCCGGACGCAATGCGCTTCAGCGCGTGGCGATCACAGGCGAGCAGACGCTGGCCAATGGCCTCGGCGCCCGCGTGATCGATGCGGTCACCACGCCCAGCGTGAATGGCTGGTACATCGACCTGGTATCGCCATTGAATGGCGCGGAAGGCGAGCGCATGGTCGTACCGAACATCTTTCAGGGCCTGGCGCTGATCGGAACGACGCGTATTCCCGACAATACGAGCGTGTGCGATCCGAGCGGTCGTGGCTGGATTATGGCGATCAACCCCTTCACGGGCGGACGTCTGAACTCCACGTTCTTCGACTTGAACAACGACGGCAACTTCAACAACAGCGATATGTCCAACGGTTCTGTGGTGTCCGGCCTGGGCCTACCAAGCGGGCCTAACAACCCGATCTTCGTCGGCAACATGATGCTCACGAATATGGACAACGCGGAAAGCAACGTAATAAAGACCAACTCGTCCGTGCTCGCGCCGGCGCGTGTATCGTGGCGTGAAGTGGTGGGTGACTGA
- the pilV gene encoding type IV pilus modification protein PilV yields the protein MNPRVAVPRSQRGAGLIEVLVAVLVMGIGLLGVAAMQATALRNNQSALERTQATIQTYSILDAMRANRQRAIAGDYNIGRTCTAPATGGTLAQKDLHAWFTDMQNPQSMGAGACASIVQNGNQFVITLDWDDSRASDDTETAPAALQDGVPARNRVVTAVRI from the coding sequence ATGAACCCGCGCGTCGCGGTCCCTCGATCACAGCGTGGCGCAGGCCTGATCGAGGTGCTGGTTGCCGTGCTCGTCATGGGCATCGGTCTGCTTGGCGTGGCGGCCATGCAGGCGACCGCACTTCGGAATAATCAGAGCGCTCTGGAGCGGACCCAGGCAACTATCCAGACCTATTCGATCTTGGATGCGATGCGCGCGAACCGTCAGCGCGCCATTGCGGGGGACTACAATATTGGACGCACCTGCACCGCGCCTGCGACAGGAGGTACGTTGGCGCAGAAGGATCTCCACGCATGGTTCACGGACATGCAGAACCCGCAATCTATGGGCGCAGGTGCCTGCGCCAGCATCGTGCAGAACGGCAACCAGTTCGTCATCACGCTCGACTGGGATGACTCACGTGCAAGCGACGATACGGAAACCGCGCCAGCCGCACTTCAGGACGGCGTACCGGCGCGCAACAGGGTGGTGACGGCGGTGCGCATATGA
- a CDS encoding PilW family protein yields the protein MKSRHSFSGARAVFGVSLIELMIALVLGLLVVGAAIGIFMSNRQVFRSADNLSFVQENGRVAFELLARELRQTASSPCSAKVPIVNVLDSTSAWGTDWGDGIRGYDGQAGQALPTVTTGTAQRNRIAGTDAVELRSGSSGDVTVTDHKPNSAQFKVNTTAHGLVDGDIVMVCDFVQAAIFQITNASSSNVTIVHNAGMGVASPGNCTKSLKYPKQVPCVPNPGAYYTYGPNSVIAKLKATAWYVGVSTSDPARRSLYQVMLTSSGAAPASTVQEVAEGVQDMQLQYLSNGSTDYQNANAVTNWAQVTAVRVVLTLQSNERIDGAPVVRTIANTVTIRNRNP from the coding sequence ATGAAATCCCGACATTCCTTTTCTGGCGCGCGCGCGGTCTTCGGCGTCAGTCTGATCGAGCTGATGATCGCGCTGGTGCTTGGTCTGCTGGTGGTCGGCGCCGCGATCGGTATTTTCATGTCGAACCGTCAGGTGTTCCGCTCTGCGGACAACCTCAGCTTTGTCCAAGAAAACGGCCGCGTGGCGTTCGAACTGCTCGCGCGCGAACTGCGCCAGACCGCGAGTTCGCCCTGCTCGGCCAAGGTGCCGATCGTGAACGTGCTGGACAGCACGAGCGCGTGGGGCACGGATTGGGGCGATGGGATCCGGGGTTACGATGGTCAGGCTGGGCAGGCGCTTCCTACGGTGACCACCGGCACCGCTCAGCGCAACCGCATCGCTGGGACGGACGCGGTGGAACTGCGTTCCGGTTCTTCCGGAGACGTGACGGTCACTGACCACAAGCCGAATTCCGCACAGTTCAAGGTGAACACCACCGCACACGGTTTGGTCGATGGCGACATCGTGATGGTGTGCGATTTCGTCCAGGCGGCCATCTTCCAGATCACGAATGCCAGCTCATCGAATGTCACGATCGTCCACAACGCAGGCATGGGCGTGGCTTCCCCGGGAAACTGCACGAAATCGTTGAAGTATCCCAAGCAGGTGCCTTGCGTCCCAAATCCCGGGGCGTACTACACGTACGGACCCAATTCGGTGATCGCGAAGCTGAAGGCGACGGCCTGGTATGTCGGCGTCAGTACAAGCGACCCGGCGCGACGCTCGCTTTACCAAGTCATGCTGACGAGCAGCGGCGCGGCACCTGCATCGACTGTCCAGGAAGTTGCGGAGGGCGTGCAGGACATGCAGCTGCAGTACCTGTCGAACGGCAGCACGGATTACCAGAACGCCAATGCGGTGACGAACTGGGCCCAGGTCACGGCCGTGCGCGTGGTCCTGACCCTGCAGAGCAATGAGAGGATTGATGGTGCGCCGGTGGTGCGCACCATCGCGAACACCGTCACGATCAGGAATCGCAACCCATGA
- a CDS encoding IS110 family transposase has translation MHASTVAIDLAKEVFELAFADAQGRVIERKRLSRRAFIRSLETRPPLRVLMEACGGAHCWARRFQRQGHTVRLLPARDVRPYVRGNKTDRNDVAGILEADRCAGMAGVPVKTPEQQGIQALHRLREHLKGERTATLNLLRGVLREFGVAVPVGAAKVPGAVRDALEDGDNELPMTLRHSLAEQIDRLSQLDKDMAAIEQRLEEFASREVAVQRYRGVPGVGLLTATALRASAGDLSRFRSGRQFSAWLGLTPREHSSGQQRRLGGLTKRGDVYVRTLLIHGARAVLQAARMKQRRGQALDPLQAWALKVQDTRGHNKAACALANKLARRLWAMEHHGMPFDPRHVSERPHAT, from the coding sequence ATGCATGCTAGTACCGTCGCCATCGATTTGGCAAAAGAGGTCTTCGAGCTGGCCTTCGCCGATGCGCAGGGCCGGGTCATCGAGCGCAAGCGCCTCTCGCGCCGGGCCTTCATCCGTTCGCTGGAGACCCGGCCGCCGTTGCGGGTGCTGATGGAGGCCTGCGGCGGTGCGCACTGCTGGGCGCGCCGCTTCCAGCGCCAGGGCCACACGGTACGCCTGCTTCCCGCACGTGACGTGCGCCCCTACGTGCGCGGCAACAAGACCGACCGCAACGACGTGGCCGGGATACTGGAAGCGGACCGCTGCGCCGGCATGGCCGGGGTGCCGGTCAAGACCCCGGAGCAGCAGGGCATCCAGGCGCTGCACCGGCTGCGTGAACACCTCAAGGGTGAACGTACCGCCACGCTCAACCTGTTGCGGGGCGTGCTGCGCGAGTTCGGCGTGGCGGTACCCGTTGGAGCGGCCAAGGTGCCGGGGGCGGTACGCGATGCGCTGGAAGACGGTGACAACGAGTTGCCGATGACGCTGCGCCACAGCCTGGCCGAGCAGATCGACAGACTGTCGCAACTGGACAAGGACATGGCGGCGATCGAGCAGCGGCTGGAGGAATTCGCCTCACGCGAGGTGGCGGTGCAGCGTTACCGTGGCGTGCCGGGCGTGGGCCTGCTGACGGCGACCGCGCTACGGGCCAGTGCCGGCGATCTGTCGCGCTTCCGCAGCGGGCGCCAGTTCTCGGCGTGGCTGGGACTGACCCCGCGCGAGCATTCCTCGGGCCAGCAGCGCCGGCTGGGAGGCCTGACCAAGCGCGGCGATGTCTACGTAAGAACGCTGCTGATCCACGGCGCACGCGCGGTGCTGCAGGCGGCGCGGATGAAACAGCGGCGCGGGCAAGCCCTCGATCCGCTGCAGGCCTGGGCGCTGAAGGTTCAGGACACCCGCGGCCACAACAAGGCCGCCTGCGCGCTGGCCAACAAGCTGGCCCGACGGCTGTGGGCGATGGAACACCACGGCATGCCGTTCGATCCGCGCCACGTCAGCGAGCGGCCGCACGCCACCTAA
- a CDS encoding Tfp pilus assembly protein FimT/FimU: MAHPVRALDAGWPEHSRNRAMARMPSSSPCARPPRIDHRHRGVTLLELVVAMSVLAILAALGIPSFRALQKRSQVDAALHLLTSHFASARITAITHNVPVVVCPSRGDGLCRQDSDWSEHWLTFRDPDGNRQPDDAFDVFRNEPAPHAPGLRLLSTAGRRQVRYLPTGYSSGNNLTVRLCIDGEVSGLVVINNAGRIRSARPSEPEPCVQPG; encoded by the coding sequence ATGGCGCACCCTGTTCGCGCGCTCGATGCTGGATGGCCGGAACATTCGAGGAACCGCGCCATGGCAAGGATGCCATCGTCTTCACCCTGTGCTCGTCCCCCACGCATCGATCACCGCCACCGGGGTGTGACCCTGCTGGAACTGGTCGTGGCCATGTCCGTGCTGGCGATCCTGGCCGCGCTGGGCATCCCCTCGTTCCGCGCATTGCAGAAGCGCAGCCAGGTGGATGCCGCGCTGCACCTGCTGACCTCCCATTTCGCCTCGGCCCGCATCACCGCGATCACCCACAACGTGCCGGTGGTGGTGTGTCCCAGCCGGGGGGACGGCCTGTGCCGGCAGGACAGCGACTGGAGCGAGCACTGGCTGACCTTCAGGGACCCGGACGGCAACCGGCAGCCCGACGACGCCTTCGATGTCTTCCGCAACGAGCCGGCGCCCCATGCGCCCGGGTTGCGCCTGCTCTCCACGGCGGGCCGGCGCCAGGTGCGCTATCTGCCGACCGGCTACAGCTCCGGCAACAATCTCACGGTGCGCCTGTGCATCGACGGCGAAGTCAGCGGGCTGGTCGTCATCAACAATGCAGGGCGGATCCGCAGCGCCCGCCCGAGCGAGCCTGAACCCTGCGTCCAACCCGGCTGA
- a CDS encoding PilX N-terminal domain-containing pilus assembly protein, whose product MTRPVYPTPSCQRGASLVVVLILLLVMTLLGLAVLRTTLLDERMSANLYDRSLSFQSAETALRDAEAAVQAAELAGATIGFNCTAAGVTCPSIPANALTGTAGCSGGRNCWTNATTNIQTLASGAGAPQYYIEYMGQYTNEDDLSLASSANSAQYGGTGGVPLQHFYRITGRSHDPSANDRAVVVLQSNIVVK is encoded by the coding sequence ATGACGCGCCCCGTCTATCCGACACCGTCGTGCCAGCGTGGCGCATCCTTGGTGGTCGTGCTGATTCTCCTGCTGGTCATGACATTGCTCGGCTTGGCCGTGCTGCGGACCACGTTGCTGGATGAACGCATGAGCGCGAACCTCTACGACCGCAGCCTCTCTTTCCAGTCGGCCGAGACCGCGTTGCGGGACGCCGAGGCCGCCGTGCAGGCCGCGGAACTGGCCGGCGCCACCATCGGATTCAACTGCACGGCGGCAGGCGTGACGTGTCCGTCCATCCCCGCGAACGCGCTCACCGGCACGGCCGGTTGTTCGGGCGGTCGCAACTGCTGGACCAACGCCACCACCAACATCCAGACGCTGGCATCAGGTGCGGGCGCGCCGCAGTACTACATCGAGTACATGGGGCAGTACACCAACGAAGACGATCTTTCGTTGGCCAGCAGCGCCAACAGTGCCCAGTACGGCGGCACGGGCGGCGTTCCCCTGCAGCATTTCTACCGGATCACGGGTCGCAGCCATGATCCGTCCGCCAATGACCGGGCCGTCGTGGTCCTGCAATCCAACATCGTGGTCAAGTGA
- a CDS encoding type IV pilin protein: protein MKRFDHGLQGRGEAGFTLIELLIVIAIVGILAVIAVSTYQDQIVKSRRAAAAACLQEAAQFMERHYTTRLTYAGATAPTCDAEVAAHYAAPEFVGTPAAKAYTLRIVPSGAQAARDTLCGTLTINQQGVRGESGTASSADQCW from the coding sequence ATGAAGAGGTTCGACCACGGACTACAGGGCAGGGGTGAGGCAGGCTTCACGCTGATCGAGCTGTTGATCGTGATAGCGATCGTCGGGATCCTGGCGGTGATCGCGGTTTCCACCTATCAGGATCAGATTGTGAAATCGCGGCGCGCCGCGGCGGCGGCCTGCCTTCAGGAGGCTGCCCAGTTCATGGAGCGGCACTACACCACGCGTCTGACCTATGCGGGGGCGACGGCCCCCACCTGCGATGCGGAAGTAGCGGCCCACTATGCCGCCCCGGAGTTCGTCGGCACCCCGGCGGCGAAGGCGTATACGCTCCGGATCGTGCCGTCGGGCGCCCAGGCCGCGCGCGACACGCTATGCGGAACCCTTACCATCAATCAGCAGGGCGTACGCGGAGAGAGCGGTACCGCCAGCAGCGCGGATCAATGCTGGTGA